AGGAGCGAAAATCAACACACAACTCACTTTTGTTCAAATGCTGCAACGAGTCGTTCATCTAGGATGTTCTCCTCAGGTTCCCATGTGCTGTACCTGCAGAATATACAGATCATTTAACATCCACGACTAACTAGATATACAAAACTTATCTAATGAATCAAATTTCTGTTCACTTACTTTATTGCCCATCCTTTCCATTTCACTAGGTACTCCATCCGTCCCTATGGAAAAGACAGATCAGATTCAGTTCCCAACATTTCTGGAAGTTATCTTTTATTGACGGAATATTTATATCAAGATCACTTTGTCGTTATTTAATCTCCTTCCTGCAGTTATTAGACCATGTGCTGCTATTTTTTGATGAAACACGTGAATAGATATTCTTTAAGAAACTTAACTCAGCTTGTCCTATACAGAAGATGTTTCAGAGTACAAAAACGCAGTGTAAATATATCATAAAAGCAGTCCAAATCCATTAATCCTTCAAACCGCTTGTCCTCTTTAGGGTTGTGAATTAGTCAATATGACAAAACTAATTTAAGTCTCTAGAGCACTTGAGATATTGCCTACTCATGTGGACAACTTTGAAGATAAATTTttccattgtatggaaaaatTATTCTTcagttccactgaagaaagtaagtcatgtaATCTTTGGAAGAGCGTAAATGTTGACAAAAACACCCCAAATTAGGGTAAACTACTCCTTTACATACTCCTGACCTTATAAATATAcgttaatattaaaatatgtccATTCAGTAATGAACTCAATTAAATGCATGCgccttttaataacaaaaagttaTTTAATGTAAGTTATTTTGTATCATGGGATCCTGGTCTTTGACAAACAACATTTTGTTCCGTACCGTCCCTGAAAAAAAGAAATCGCCGGTCgcactgaaaacaaaaacaaaccgcGAGATTAACGCAATAAATAGTGGTTGCTACGCGACGCGACGCCGCAAATAAGCTAAAGAACGTAAACATTCCATTATAAATTTACGAAACTATAATCCTGCAAACGCGCGAAATGCGCTGTTTAACTGATGTTAACGCACTGTAAAGAGCTCCTCTGCTTCAACTATAGTGCTAGCGTTCTAGTTGGGTAGCGTCGCGTCGCGCCGCAAGACTGCAGTGTCGATGGGGTGTCAGTGAACCGGCCTTTGTCAAAAATTTGCACTCCGGGCAGACACAAAAAAGCTAACGCGCTAACAGCACCAGCTCCAGCTGGCGCCGCTCCAACCTAAACGACCTTACTAAATACACGGAGCTCAAAAATGAGCAACTCTGTCAAATTAGAGCCCTAAAACGAATGCATACACAACTGCGCGTAATGCGAGCGGTTTTATGATTGCATAGGAAAATAGAGCATGGCGCTATATTGCAGTTCAGTGCACTGTGCTCGGTCCGCAGGGCTGAAGTTTAGTGCGTCTGTAGGCCGCGGTGGAAGGAAATAAAACGagttttattaataaacacaCTGACCTTACGAATGCGGCGCTTCAGGATGGCCTCAGCGGCAAACACTCGGTCCCCTGCCGCAGACAGCTCCATCTTTAATGGGACAGCAGAGACGGGGTTCTTCCGCGGAAGCGATGGAGAGATCCTGCGTCGTGGAGGAGTGAACCAAACACGCGCGCGCGCGCCTCGAACACAGCGGCCCATGCAAGAATGCACTGGTCTACAGATAATAGACATTGGGggaaaaagaggaagaagaacaataatctatctatctatctatctatctatctatctatctatctatctatctatctatctatctatctatctatctatctatctatctatctatctatctatgtctgtctgtctgtctgtctgtctgtctcttttaaaaaatgaaagttgttGTTAAAGAATATGATTGTGTTTTCcaagcaattatatatatataattatataattatataacaagtgttttatatatatatatatatatatatatatatatatatatatatatatatatatatatatatatatatatatatatatatatatatatatatatatatatatatatataaaacataacacTTGTTTGGGTTGAATGAAAAAGAGCCAAATGCACACATGTAAAGGTAAAGGCTTTAGCAAAGGTTTGTGAtcactgcactgtaaaaatgcaaaaatattggcAATTCTACACCAGTCCTGTCTCCTATCGCAGGTGTGCAGTGTTTACAGCAGGTGTCTAACCTCAGTCACACTTTTATTACTCTGCACTATTCAATAATTCACAGCCCACACGGGTGACAATAGCTCACtgtttccctccctctctctctctctctctctcacacacacacacagacacacactaacactcacaAACGCGACGAGACAGGAGAGGACACAGGAGACAAGGGGTAGACAGCACTGGGTCATCTGTcagtctgtttgtttgttgtttagtCAGTggatgttgtttatttgtttgttgtacCACGGTGTCAGATCAGGATGTCAGGACAAAACAGTGATCAACTGCACCGCACCACTCTGGCCATTTATACGGTAAGCCTGAAGACTCTCTAAGTTTGAATGACACTCAATCACATGTACATATAAGTAGAACAAGATTAATAAAGTACGTggacattcatttacatttagaagAAATTTGTTGccttcatgtttttaaaaatgtgatccagaaatacaaattaaagataattattacattgttacagcatgaagcATAATTGTGTGttagtacatacatacatacatacatacatacatgtatattatatatacatatatataaattataaaatattaaaatgtaagtaaaattcTAGAGAGAGTTTAATGACAAGTGTCAAATAGTACAGTTATTGTACATTTTATGTAGAGTAAATACAATCTatctagatctatctatctatctatctatctatctatctatctatctatctatctatctatctatctatatatatatagagagagagagagagagaaatagagaaatCAGTATTTTTCAAAAGTGATTTTAGATATCCACCATTTTGTTGTGACAAACAGCAATCTGTAACCAAGGTGACAGATTGATGAGGAGTGACAATATTTGTTGACATTGGATCTGATATGGGACTCTCATTCTTACACTGTTTGTCCATCCGCTCAGAGCATACTGGAGCAGTTCAATCCAGGTCTGCAGAGACTGGTGGCACTGGGAAACAGCTACATTCAGGCTTTCCAAGGCAAGTCAACTTGAGAAAGAATGAATGCAGTAGATAAGAAAACTGAAAAAGCCGGAAGGAGGAAGAAACAGATCAAAGTGGTTGAACTTTGGCCTTTTGACTGTCATTGATGATAATAAGTTAGCATTGCTGCAGCGTCATTGGCTGATTCAGCATCATTGTTTAATGACTGTCTATTTTATGAGTCTCGAGTTTCACTAACTTACTAACTCGCTGTACTTGAGAAAGACTTTAATCTTTTGAAAGATGACTATCAAACAGTGTTCTATTAGTTCAATCTTAATCTTTCAACAGattgaagtaataaaataactttagatatatatatatatatatatatatatatatattgtttttggtgaTCGGAGAAAGACAAAatgctaatattatatataaacaataaatggtCTGTCTAACAATTCTTAAATGATTGGTTtaacaacaaaattacatttttgttatctAAACTTCCAcatgtcattccagacctgtatcaagactttttaaaatcttCTTCACCGTAGCTCTCAAACTCATTTATAGTTGCAAATATTATagcattttctaaatatattttaaaaaacattagaatatttaaatatatcatgcAGGTTTGTTGTATCAGGTTTGTTGTCATTGAATCTAATATCTTTGGTGAATTTTATTGTGAACTAGTCCTTTAATATCTTaatgaattgaaataaaatgtaaccttttAACTTGTTTTAATAATGAATCTTGTTTTCAGGATGTTTAAATAGTATCACTTGTAAAACAAGATGTTCAAAATAGACTTACActgtaaattaatcaaaatattagTATACCTAACATCTGTTTAATAGtattgcttaatttttttatttgatacatttcAAAACCCTTATATCATTATAAGTTATAGGTAACAATATACTGTATCATATACGATATTTCATATGTGTTAAATTGTAAATATGTTGTAAGATTGTGCTTAGTGGATAATGAAGGAAATGAGAGAATATAAGAATATAATTGTTTTTCAAaagaactttatatatatatatatgtatatgtgtgtttgtgtgtgtgtgtgtgtgtgtgtgtgtatgtgtgtgtatgtatgtatgtttgtatgtataaaTTGTGTCTggtttaatgaaaaagaaaataactggATAAAATAAAAGCATCCACCAAATCCATAaatgtaaccctggaccacaaaagcagtcataagtagcacaggtattttttattttttttttcattcgtaATATGTATTGCTGCTAAgctatttattttgatattttctataatatatatatacatacaaatgtaatgcaaataatgTCAAGCACTAGCAAAGCACTgcactgagaaaaataaaaaaatataggtgATCCAACACCAGTCCAGTCTTCTGTCTCACATTTAAATCACACAAGTTAGACTTGAGCACTACGATAGAAGGCAAAGAAGGGTTGACTTTGAATTTTTGTGTGAGTTAGTCTTTAATATCTAAATGAACCTAAttgatcttgttttaaggatgctaagatattattactgtaaaaaaaataataatattcatacaGTGGTAAATGAATTCAATCTGTGTGTATATCTCCAGCCCTGGCTGTCACCAGTGAGGCCTATTTCAATGCTCTGTCTAAGATGGGTGAACAGGCCATGCAGAGCATGTCGTCGCGTTTGCTGGGTAAGCTTTAATTTCCTCCTGTCATTTCATTtcctttcacttttaaattacaGCAGGACACTTTTCTGTCAAACTCAGGGATTTTTGATAACacagtttattttcatatttttctgatAAATATATAGCCTATTTTCCATCGCAGGGACAGAGCGGGAAAGGAAGAgagttatgtgtgtgtttattgaggGTGATAAATTGGGAGGGAGACAATGCCCTTCACACACTCATATTGTACTTTGCTCTTGTAAATTCACTGTGTTCCTCCTCGGTTGTCTTTTAcacatgagtgtgtttgtgtgtgtgtgtgtgtgtttgtttatagctGACGTGTATCACCCTGTTGTGGTTTAATAGaaacatttcattaaatttcAATGGTGCTTTTGTTGCTATGAATCCTATTTTATGACCACAGCTagatgacagtgtgtgtgtgtgtgcttgtgtgcgtgtgtgtgtgtgtgtgtgtgcatgtgagtttTGTAGTCAATATCAGATAACTGCACCTCCTCtgtgatgttaaataataaatgatgacACAACATCAGCTTGGCAGTGCAACCTTTCGAGGCTAATACTTGCACTTTAACACATGGACCCTCAAACAGaggctgttttgtttgttttgcaggtGACGTTTTGATCCAGATCTCAGACAGTCAGAGGAGACTCACCAATGAGCTGGAGGGAGTGGTGCGTTACCCATTCTCCTCTATCGACCCATCATTTGATATCTTCCACTTTTATGCCATTGTTGACATAATGCATGCTTGATTGTCTGTATGGCCAATCCCATGTTTAACCGGTCTGTGTGATTGATTCAGTTCCGCTGGTTCCATTCCGAGGTCCTTCGAGAGATGGATGACAATGTCAGACTAGATAAAGAATACATATTTGTGAGTTGTTTGGTGTATTTTGCAAATGCAAACAGAACATGTATATTTTAAGAACAGAAAGCatgcataaacaaataaaattaggaGCACAATTAATATTTACCTAATTAAAGATACTTTATCCTTCAGCCAACTCAGAACAAGGTACATTATCTGATTACAATGAATCTTAATATTGAAACTTTAATGACTCATGTTGATGTGGTTGGGTCACTTTCTCCTCCAGAACAGCAGGAGGCGCTATGAGATTGAAGTGAGAAACCAGGCATCGGCACTAGAGAGACAGATGAGGCGAGGGGTCCCTCAGGTGAGAGCAGTCTGTCACCCTTGCTAAACGGCACACTAGATTTGGACATTTCTGTGTCTGTGGCAAACAGAGGACTGTAGAGTGTCTCATTTGTCATGTTTAGATTTAgaagacagataaaaaaaataatatataaaaaaaaacagaaatacaaaaatacaaaaaaatggaaATTGGAAAATGGAAACCAGCTATTTTTAAGAGCGTTGAAGCCAAACTGATGCTGTTAAGCATTATTATGATTCATGATGGTACggaatatgaaaaatataatgataatgatgtTTATGGTAATAATGTTGATGGATCTGTGTAGGACGGCAGCGAATATGTGCACTTTCTCAGAGAGTGTCAGAGAGAGGCGTTAAAGGAGGAAGAAAGAAGATATCGATTCCTGGCAGAGAAACACAGCGGCTTCACCCAGTCCATTGCGTATCTCATGAACAAGGTATATAGCATCGCTTTTTATTAGTATCCATAATTATCTAACTGCTTAATGGGGTGGGCTTTGgctttgtacagcactttggtcaacttctgttgttttaaatgtAGTCTAGAAATAAACTTGACTTCACTTGACTTTTGGGTGTAACCAAAGTGATGTGGAGATATTATTAAGGAGAATGTGTCTCAAGTCTTGTCGTAAAAGCTTGCCATCTCAATTTtttgaaaggggaaaaaaaatctttggACAAGGCAAAATATTTGGGTAGCCTTATACTACGTAAAATGATTTTCTAGATTATGACTTTTTCTGCCAATTAAAAGTTGTTTGAAAGTGCTCAGTTTGATTAATgtatgtttaattgtttaattccTCCCACAGACAGGGGGCGGCCTGCAAAACAGAGCTGAGGGGTGGAAAGATCTGGTGAATCACACGAGAGAATCCCGTCCACGCACTCCTTCACGACTGGAGGACAACATTGTGGGATATAATGATATATGTcaactttaatatatattaccatgtattaaattacattatatatatatatatatatatatatatatatatatatatatatatatatatatatatattctttttttgaaactagtaaattatttgaaataaaattcacatacaatgttatttatttatttatttttacatttcaatgttTCCGTGTAATTCTGTCAGCCGGATGTAAACCGCTGGTCAGAGCAACCACTGGGCAAGATTCCCTCTAGAGGTGTGGAGAGCttattttaaaattagaaaaGACATCTGTAAATATTACGCACTTTTTTTTGTGCTTAATATGGCAAATGTTTCTCTCCTTCATCTTAGGCCCCTCCCCTCAGCCCAGTCGTTCCAACTCCATGTCGGGATTGGCCGGAGGCAAAGTGATGCGAGCACTGGTGCCCCACCCTCCCTCTGCAAACTCCACCCTCCTGCCGTTCTCCCGAGGAGAAACCATCACCCTACTGGTTAAAGAGCCGAGGAACGGCTGGCTGTTCGGCCGCTCTGACAGCTCTGGACGGTGAGAGTCTACACTGATCCAGATACATATGAATacagcattttcatttcaaaatgttctGTCAACATTAGCATTTTCAAGCTTAATTCCAAAAGTTGTTGCTGAAATGTcataaaattctaaaattatCTGTGCTTGTGTAAAACAAAGTCATAAAAACTCGCGGAGATGAAATTGAGAGACCAGACATACTGTAATAAAGTTATCATGCTGTTCTCATGGCACGATTATTTTATTAGCAACATATCTCACCAAGTGATGTTGAGTCC
The nucleotide sequence above comes from Carassius gibelio isolate Cgi1373 ecotype wild population from Czech Republic chromosome B3, carGib1.2-hapl.c, whole genome shotgun sequence. Encoded proteins:
- the baiap2l2a gene encoding brain-specific angiogenesis inhibitor 1-associated protein 2-like protein 2 isoform X2, coding for MSGQNSDQLHRTTLAIYTSILEQFNPGLQRLVALGNSYIQAFQALAVTSEAYFNALSKMGEQAMQSMSSRLLGDVLIQISDSQRRLTNELEGVFRWFHSEVLREMDDNVRLDKEYIFNSRRRYEIEVRNQASALERQMRRGVPQDGSEYVHFLRECQREALKEEERRYRFLAEKHSGFTQSIAYLMNKTGGGLQNRAEGWKDLVNHTRESRPRTPSRLEDNIPDVNRWSEQPLGKIPSRGPSPQPSRSNSMSGLAGGKVMRALVPHPPSANSTLLPFSRGETITLLVKEPRNGWLFGRSDSSGRQGWFPAAYVGPVDEPPGPPLSSSFRSSSSMSNLLNQPVSSRQQTAPPAPAPAPAPPPPPPPSTRSSNSRPVTPTPSENRRQDDYESRPQLFPRGTNPFATVKLKPTKTNDRSAPRI
- the baiap2l2a gene encoding brain-specific angiogenesis inhibitor 1-associated protein 2-like protein 2 isoform X1, with the protein product MSGQNSDQLHRTTLAIYTSILEQFNPGLQRLVALGNSYIQAFQALAVTSEAYFNALSKMGEQAMQSMSSRLLGDVLIQISDSQRRLTNELEGVFRWFHSEVLREMDDNVRLDKEYIFNSRRRYEIEVRNQASALERQMRRGVPQDGSEYVHFLRECQREALKEEERRYRFLAEKHSGFTQSIAYLMNKTGGGLQNRAEGWKDLVNHTRESRPRTPSRLEDNIPDVNRWSEQPLGKIPSRGPSPQPSRSNSMSGLAGGKVMRALVPHPPSANSTLLPFSRGETITLLVKEPRNGWLFGRSDSSGRQGWFPAAYVGPVDEPPGPPLSSNSSFRSSSSMSNLLNQPVSSRQQTAPPAPAPAPAPPPPPPPSTRSSNSRPVTPTPSENRRQDDYESRPQLFPRGTNPFATVKLKPTKTNDRSAPRI